The Eubacteriales bacterium genome window below encodes:
- a CDS encoding PolC-type DNA polymerase III: MQGSDIVKLRDKIDTAFKAKQGEALCTIQKTAFKKAQNCLMLFLVCEKISPLIYFDIKNILEENIKGKCSFSVSISAPEGEEGKAFVLKEIARIKLPFIYPFIKDSLIEEKDSGILIKVAYECAVDIIGASKFASYTEEYYSSLGKAPKAVKVLFDGQIPKYTKEDLKQVNEEKETVAAEKAPAEEFKPLKAKELKPAKTEKKFNPIKLDKKSEVICGKKIVAVPIKVYEITDMSGNVTVSGKMIYNETIELKDGKRAIFKFGIYDKTSTINCTYFTTRERLNQIKDLLKTDNYYLVQGQARYDTYNKETCIGVSNINKSEFLGRVDNAGEKRVELHLHTMMSAQDATIKTKDAVNCAVNWGMNAIAITDHGVVQSFPDAENAANGKIKIIYGMEGYLFDDTKEIFSGKNELGFDSEYVVFDIETTGTNYNEDAITEIGAVRVKDGEILDTFSSFVNPKRPIPPFIVSLTGITDEMVKDAPEDAEVLSEFKKFVGDACLVAHNSDFDSGFVFNHGAKYGINFDNDVLDTLPLSRKLYRELNSHSLNKVAEYLDIPLKHHRALNDAECTAKILLNMFARLEEIGLTNVGALNELKFGDDKSKGTHVNHVIILCKNKEGLKNLYKLVSESHLDYFYRRPRIPKSHLKKMRKGLIIGSACEQGELFRAALNGADKKTMHSLAEFYDYYELQPKGNNMFLLRNGTLKNEKELEDIYFKIYELGKKYKKPVVATSDAHFLNPEDEVFRRIIMDKRGFEDADIQPPLYLRRTQEMLDDFSFMGEEVAKEIVVSNTQKIAGQVESFNLLPKEPAMPKIAGAEDFIKDLAYKTVKSIYGEDLPDIVAKRLDRELHSIITNGFAVLYYIAHKLVKKSLDDGYLVGSRGSVGSSFAAFAMGITEVNPLQPHYICRNCKHSDFDIDIEKYECGKDLPHKKCPICGNDYDTDGFNIPFEVFLGINADKVPDIDLNFSGDYQPVAHKFTEELFGEKYIYRAGTISAVMDKIAYGYVRDYMEAKGENYSSAEIKRLINGISGTKKTTGQHPGGLVVVPQDKEIYDFTPVQRPANDVTSDTTTTHLDFNSLHDTLVKLDILGHDDPTMLKMLKDLTGIKPKSIPLNDEATMSIFSSTDALDVVPEQILGCKTGSIAIPEFGTRFVRQMLCDTMPKTMSELIRISGLSHGTDVWLNNAHDLILNKVATLSNVICTRDDIMNYLVSCGVEPRTAFFTMENVRKGKGLTDEQEQAMREKNVPNWFIDSCKKIKYMFPKAHASAYVIMAFRIAYYKVHCKREFYAAYFTVRADNFSADMISGGENGVIAKIRRLENMGNLNAMQKSQLTILEVIQELYERGLGFLPVDLKKSKAKEFIIEGDYLRLPFISIENLGENAANNIIKAREEAEFISIEDLRQRAKMTSASIEKMHKYGCLIDMPEENQLSFF; the protein is encoded by the coding sequence TTGCAGGGGTCTGATATAGTAAAGCTTAGAGACAAAATTGACACCGCATTTAAAGCTAAGCAAGGTGAAGCATTATGTACCATTCAAAAAACAGCCTTTAAAAAGGCTCAAAACTGCCTTATGCTTTTTTTAGTTTGCGAAAAAATATCCCCTTTGATTTATTTCGATATAAAAAATATATTAGAAGAGAATATAAAAGGTAAATGTTCTTTTAGCGTGTCTATTTCAGCGCCGGAAGGTGAAGAAGGCAAAGCTTTTGTTTTAAAGGAAATCGCAAGGATAAAGCTTCCGTTTATATACCCGTTTATAAAAGATTCGTTGATAGAAGAAAAAGACTCAGGTATTTTGATAAAAGTGGCATATGAATGTGCAGTTGATATAATAGGCGCTTCTAAGTTTGCTTCGTATACTGAAGAATACTATTCTTCGCTGGGTAAAGCGCCAAAGGCTGTAAAAGTGCTTTTCGACGGGCAAATTCCAAAGTATACAAAAGAAGATTTAAAGCAAGTAAATGAAGAAAAAGAAACTGTAGCCGCTGAAAAAGCACCGGCTGAAGAATTTAAGCCGTTAAAGGCAAAAGAATTAAAGCCGGCGAAGACAGAAAAAAAATTTAACCCAATAAAACTTGATAAGAAAAGCGAAGTTATATGCGGCAAAAAAATAGTTGCAGTTCCAATAAAGGTATATGAAATAACAGATATGTCCGGAAACGTTACTGTATCCGGGAAAATGATATATAACGAAACTATTGAATTAAAAGACGGAAAGCGTGCTATATTCAAATTTGGCATATATGATAAAACTTCGACCATAAATTGTACGTATTTTACTACCAGGGAAAGGCTGAACCAAATAAAGGATCTCCTTAAAACTGACAACTACTATTTAGTACAAGGCCAGGCAAGATACGATACTTATAATAAAGAGACATGTATAGGAGTAAGCAATATAAATAAGTCAGAATTTTTGGGCAGAGTAGACAATGCAGGTGAAAAACGCGTGGAGCTTCACCTTCATACTATGATGAGCGCCCAGGATGCGACTATCAAGACAAAGGATGCAGTTAATTGCGCAGTTAATTGGGGTATGAACGCAATAGCGATAACAGACCATGGCGTTGTACAGTCTTTCCCCGATGCTGAAAATGCGGCCAATGGCAAAATAAAGATAATCTACGGAATGGAAGGGTATCTGTTTGACGATACAAAAGAGATATTTTCTGGCAAAAACGAGTTGGGATTTGATTCGGAATACGTCGTATTTGATATAGAGACAACTGGAACTAACTATAACGAAGACGCTATAACAGAAATAGGTGCAGTACGGGTGAAAGACGGAGAGATTTTAGATACGTTTTCCTCTTTCGTAAACCCCAAAAGGCCTATACCGCCGTTTATTGTGTCTTTAACAGGTATCACGGATGAAATGGTTAAGGATGCACCCGAAGATGCAGAAGTTTTATCGGAATTTAAAAAGTTCGTGGGAGATGCTTGTTTAGTAGCGCATAATTCTGATTTCGATTCGGGTTTTGTGTTTAATCACGGTGCAAAATACGGGATAAATTTTGATAATGACGTCCTAGACACTCTGCCGCTATCTAGAAAGTTATATCGTGAGCTCAACTCACATTCCCTGAATAAAGTAGCCGAATATCTAGACATACCGTTAAAACACCACAGGGCGTTAAACGATGCGGAATGTACTGCAAAGATACTATTAAATATGTTCGCAAGGCTAGAGGAAATAGGCCTTACCAACGTAGGCGCATTAAACGAACTTAAGTTCGGAGATGACAAGTCAAAAGGCACACATGTAAATCACGTTATAATACTTTGCAAAAATAAGGAAGGGCTAAAAAATCTATATAAACTGGTTTCAGAGTCACATCTTGATTATTTTTACAGGAGGCCGCGTATACCAAAATCCCACTTAAAGAAAATGAGGAAAGGGCTTATAATCGGTTCTGCATGTGAACAAGGCGAGCTGTTTCGGGCGGCCCTAAACGGTGCGGATAAAAAGACCATGCATTCCTTAGCTGAATTTTACGATTATTATGAGCTGCAGCCCAAGGGAAATAACATGTTTTTGCTGCGGAACGGTACATTAAAAAATGAAAAAGAATTAGAAGACATCTATTTTAAAATATACGAACTCGGCAAGAAGTATAAAAAGCCTGTAGTAGCAACTTCTGATGCGCATTTTTTAAATCCAGAAGACGAAGTTTTCCGCCGTATAATAATGGATAAACGCGGTTTTGAAGATGCAGATATCCAGCCACCGCTTTATTTAAGGAGGACGCAGGAAATGCTAGATGACTTTTCATTCATGGGTGAAGAAGTAGCAAAGGAAATAGTAGTAAGCAATACTCAAAAAATCGCCGGGCAAGTTGAAAGCTTTAACCTGCTGCCAAAAGAGCCGGCAATGCCAAAAATCGCCGGCGCAGAGGATTTTATAAAGGATCTGGCATATAAGACTGTTAAAAGCATTTACGGGGAAGATTTACCGGACATAGTTGCAAAGAGGCTTGATAGAGAGCTTCATTCTATAATAACCAATGGATTTGCGGTGCTTTATTATATCGCGCATAAGCTGGTTAAAAAATCTTTAGACGACGGGTACCTTGTAGGCTCAAGAGGTTCTGTAGGGTCCTCTTTTGCAGCTTTTGCGATGGGCATAACCGAGGTAAACCCGCTGCAGCCTCATTACATTTGCCGTAACTGCAAGCACTCAGATTTTGATATAGATATAGAAAAATACGAATGCGGTAAAGACCTCCCGCATAAAAAATGTCCAATTTGCGGGAACGACTACGATACAGACGGGTTCAATATACCGTTTGAAGTCTTTCTTGGCATCAATGCAGATAAAGTACCTGATATAGATTTAAACTTTTCCGGCGATTACCAGCCGGTTGCGCATAAATTCACAGAAGAGCTGTTTGGAGAAAAGTATATTTACCGTGCAGGCACTATAAGCGCTGTAATGGATAAGATAGCATACGGTTACGTAAGAGACTACATGGAAGCCAAAGGAGAAAATTATTCAAGCGCAGAAATAAAGAGGTTGATAAACGGCATAAGCGGCACAAAAAAAACCACGGGGCAGCACCCGGGCGGTTTGGTGGTTGTCCCGCAGGATAAGGAGATATATGATTTTACGCCTGTCCAGCGCCCGGCAAACGACGTGACCTCGGATACGACGACTACGCATCTGGATTTTAATTCCCTTCACGATACATTGGTAAAGCTGGATATTCTAGGGCATGACGACCCGACCATGCTTAAAATGCTGAAAGACTTAACGGGTATAAAGCCAAAATCGATACCTTTAAACGATGAAGCGACTATGAGTATATTTAGCAGTACGGACGCTTTGGATGTTGTTCCGGAGCAAATTTTAGGCTGTAAAACCGGTTCTATAGCCATACCAGAATTTGGCACCAGGTTTGTCCGCCAGATGCTTTGCGATACGATGCCGAAAACGATGAGCGAACTTATACGTATAAGCGGCCTTTCGCATGGAACGGATGTATGGCTGAATAACGCACATGACCTTATACTGAATAAAGTTGCAACGCTTTCAAACGTCATATGCACCAGGGACGATATAATGAATTACCTCGTATCCTGCGGCGTTGAGCCAAGGACCGCCTTCTTTACGATGGAAAACGTAAGAAAGGGCAAGGGACTGACCGATGAACAAGAGCAGGCAATGAGGGAAAAAAACGTGCCCAATTGGTTTATAGATTCCTGTAAAAAGATAAAATACATGTTTCCAAAGGCGCATGCTTCTGCATACGTTATAATGGCATTTAGAATAGCTTATTATAAAGTCCATTGTAAACGGGAGTTTTATGCTGCGTATTTTACCGTGCGAGCAGACAACTTTTCGGCGGATATGATATCCGGCGGAGAAAACGGGGTAATAGCAAAGATAAGAAGGCTTGAAAATATGGGCAATTTAAACGCCATGCAAAAATCCCAGTTAACTATACTCGAAGTTATTCAGGAGTTATATGAAAGGGGCCTTGGGTTTTTGCCTGTAGATTTAAAGAAATCAAAGGCAAAGGAATTTATTATAGAAGGAGACTATCTGCGCCTTCCGTTTATAAGCATTGAAAACTTAGGCGAGAACGCTGCCAATAACATAATCAAGGCCAGGGAAGAAGCAGAGTTTATCTCAATTGAGGATTTAAGGCAACGCGCGAAGATGACAAGCGCGTCTATTGAAAAAATGCACAAATACGGCTGCCTTATAGATATGCCGGAGGAAAACCAGCTAAGCTTTTTTTAA
- the ispG gene encoding flavodoxin-dependent (E)-4-hydroxy-3-methylbut-2-enyl-diphosphate synthase has translation MSERKKTKVVKIGNTAIGGGNLVLIQSMTDTDTRDVEKTLQQISKLCDAGCEIVRVAVFDEECVKSLRKIKDVITIPLVADIHFDYKLAVAAVENGADKIRINPGNIGNEQNIKKVVDAAKLAGAAIRVGVNSGSVEKEIEDKYGNGAEALAKSAIQNVRIIEKFGFDSIVVSLKSSDVSECIKAYEIFSAKSDYPLHIGVTEAGDYESSIVKSSMALGSLLINGIGDTIRVSITGDPVLEIGAAKSILQYAGVRKFGIDIVSCPTCGRCRIPLKDIVKEVKAGLKGVDKPIKVAVMGCIVNGPGEAKHADVGIAGGDGRGAIFAHGELIKTVDENRLVEELLDYIKTHF, from the coding sequence ATGAGCGAAAGGAAAAAGACAAAAGTTGTTAAAATCGGAAACACCGCTATCGGTGGGGGAAATCTGGTTTTAATACAGTCCATGACTGATACAGATACAAGAGATGTTGAAAAGACTTTGCAGCAGATATCTAAACTATGCGATGCTGGATGCGAGATAGTTAGAGTTGCAGTGTTCGATGAAGAATGCGTTAAGTCTTTAAGAAAAATAAAAGACGTGATAACCATACCGCTTGTTGCGGATATACACTTTGATTATAAACTTGCAGTTGCGGCTGTTGAAAACGGCGCTGATAAGATAAGGATAAACCCGGGTAACATAGGAAACGAGCAAAACATAAAAAAAGTGGTAGACGCTGCCAAGCTTGCCGGCGCTGCTATTCGGGTTGGCGTAAATTCCGGGTCTGTTGAAAAAGAAATCGAAGATAAATACGGCAACGGGGCTGAGGCTCTTGCAAAAAGTGCTATTCAAAACGTCCGGATAATAGAAAAGTTCGGGTTTGACAGTATTGTCGTGTCTCTTAAATCTTCTGACGTTTCAGAGTGCATAAAAGCATATGAAATTTTTAGTGCGAAAAGCGATTATCCGCTGCACATAGGCGTTACCGAAGCAGGAGACTATGAATCTTCCATAGTCAAATCGTCTATGGCGTTAGGCAGCCTGCTTATAAATGGAATCGGAGATACTATAAGGGTTTCTATAACAGGGGACCCGGTTTTGGAAATAGGCGCGGCAAAGAGTATATTGCAATACGCAGGAGTAAGAAAATTCGGTATAGATATAGTATCGTGCCCTACATGTGGGCGTTGCCGCATACCGCTAAAGGATATTGTAAAAGAAGTAAAAGCCGGGTTAAAAGGCGTGGACAAGCCGATTAAAGTGGCCGTCATGGGCTGTATAGTAAACGGCCCGGGAGAAGCCAAACATGCCGACGTAGGCATAGCCGGAGGAGACGGGCGAGGCGCTATATTTGCACACGGAGAACTTATTAAAACGGTAGACGAGAACCGTTTGGTGGAGGAACTTTTAGATTATATAAAAACACATTTTTAG
- a CDS encoding M50 family metallopeptidase, which yields MTVLNILLALLLLTLLVVVHEYGHYIVGRIFGFTILEFAVGMGPKIVSWEKKGILYSIRAFPIGGFNKFYGEDEDLDDEKTFNKHPVGHRALVIAAGPIMNILFAFILAIIILCTFGDVVPVVKGVTAGGPAEEAGVMPDDEIIAINGNKIDFGMEFDMAVENLGDQVTLTVLRDGEEIDLVMNTVFDESQDKNIIGISVIGEGKTFSILEGFALSFKWLFLIIKQMIIALGLLIFKGQGLSDTAGPVGTIVLISNYIKYGTETILRLAALLSINLGIINLLPFPALDGGRLVFLGIEKIRKKPLPNNIEGYANFVGFVILIVLILLLTYKDILGVIE from the coding sequence TTGACTGTTTTAAATATCTTATTAGCTCTTTTGCTTTTAACATTATTGGTTGTTGTACATGAATATGGGCACTATATTGTAGGCAGGATATTCGGATTTACAATTTTAGAATTTGCGGTAGGCATGGGGCCAAAGATTGTCAGCTGGGAGAAAAAAGGGATACTTTATTCTATCCGTGCTTTTCCAATAGGCGGCTTTAACAAATTTTACGGTGAAGATGAAGACTTAGATGATGAAAAGACTTTTAATAAGCATCCGGTAGGGCACCGGGCACTCGTAATAGCTGCCGGGCCTATTATGAACATATTATTTGCATTTATTTTAGCCATTATAATACTCTGCACCTTCGGAGACGTAGTTCCGGTCGTAAAAGGGGTAACTGCCGGAGGCCCTGCAGAGGAAGCAGGAGTCATGCCTGATGATGAAATAATTGCCATAAACGGCAACAAAATAGATTTTGGAATGGAATTTGATATGGCTGTTGAAAACTTGGGGGACCAGGTTACCCTTACTGTATTACGCGACGGCGAAGAGATAGACCTTGTGATGAATACGGTTTTCGATGAAAGCCAGGACAAGAATATAATCGGGATTTCCGTTATAGGAGAAGGAAAGACTTTTTCGATTTTAGAAGGATTTGCCTTAAGTTTTAAATGGCTGTTTTTGATAATCAAACAGATGATTATAGCTTTAGGCCTGTTGATTTTCAAGGGGCAGGGGTTAAGCGATACGGCAGGGCCTGTCGGGACCATTGTTCTTATAAGTAATTATATAAAGTACGGAACGGAAACCATATTACGTTTGGCTGCACTGTTAAGCATAAACTTAGGCATAATCAACCTGCTGCCGTTCCCTGCGCTAGACGGAGGAAGGCTTGTATTTTTAGGTATAGAAAAAATACGCAAAAAGCCATTACCAAACAATATTGAAGGATATGCAAATTTTGTAGGATTTGTTATCCTGATAGTTTTAATATTATTGCTTACGTATAAAGATATTTTAGGGGTTATTGAATAA
- the dxr gene encoding 1-deoxy-D-xylulose-5-phosphate reductoisomerase — MAKKIAVLGATGTLGKLALEVIRKNDDKFKATVLTANKNVELVAKQAKEFKPEVVCLTGVKENSEIKAMFEKGTTLLFGEDSLREVCEKSLCDMAFIAVVGICGLPALVRCIQNDISIALANKESFVCGGKVIRSMIDKNKANVIPVDSELSAIFQCLCSKYDTKDLKRIILTASGGPFRTFKKARIYNATVSEALNHPNWSMGKKITVDSATMMNKGLEVMETRWLFNVEPEKIEVIIHPQSIIHSMVEYINASVMAQMSATSMTLPIQYAFSYPDRLGAQVESLDFKKLGSLSFEAPDFNRFPSIKLAYDALDAGTAACVALNAANEVAVEMFLQGKIPLGKIYELTNESTEKFAAKTCDSIEDISYIDSLARKFIENTYGSNTLKNYRF, encoded by the coding sequence ATGGCAAAAAAAATTGCAGTGCTCGGTGCCACCGGAACTTTAGGGAAGCTGGCGCTTGAAGTAATAAGAAAAAATGATGATAAATTTAAGGCAACTGTTTTAACTGCCAACAAAAACGTTGAATTAGTGGCAAAACAGGCAAAGGAATTTAAACCGGAAGTAGTCTGCTTAACCGGTGTTAAAGAAAACTCTGAAATTAAAGCTATGTTTGAAAAAGGGACAACACTGCTTTTTGGCGAAGATAGCTTAAGGGAGGTTTGCGAAAAAAGCCTTTGCGACATGGCGTTTATCGCGGTTGTAGGGATCTGCGGCCTGCCGGCTTTGGTAAGGTGCATTCAAAACGATATAAGTATTGCCCTTGCAAATAAAGAATCCTTTGTATGTGGCGGAAAAGTTATCCGTTCAATGATAGATAAAAATAAAGCAAACGTAATTCCTGTAGACAGTGAACTTTCTGCGATATTTCAATGCCTTTGCAGCAAATATGATACAAAGGATTTAAAACGCATAATACTAACGGCCTCCGGAGGGCCTTTTCGCACTTTTAAAAAAGCCAGGATATATAATGCAACTGTCAGCGAAGCGCTTAACCATCCTAACTGGAGCATGGGTAAAAAGATAACGGTAGACAGCGCAACGATGATGAATAAAGGCCTTGAAGTCATGGAGACAAGGTGGCTGTTTAACGTAGAACCTGAAAAGATAGAGGTTATAATCCACCCGCAAAGCATAATCCATTCGATGGTAGAATATATAAATGCTTCCGTTATGGCACAGATGTCTGCTACAAGCATGACGCTGCCCATACAATATGCGTTTAGCTATCCTGACAGGCTAGGAGCACAGGTTGAGAGTTTGGATTTTAAGAAGTTAGGTTCCTTGTCATTTGAAGCGCCAGATTTTAACCGTTTCCCAAGCATCAAACTTGCTTACGATGCGCTTGACGCAGGAACTGCGGCGTGCGTAGCGCTTAATGCGGCAAACGAAGTAGCTGTAGAGATGTTTTTACAAGGAAAGATACCATTGGGTAAAATATATGAACTTACAAATGAAAGCACAGAAAAATTTGCGGCTAAAACGTGTGACAGCATAGAAGATATTAGTTATATAGATAGTTTAGCACGAAAATTCATTGAAAATACATATGGCAGTAATACTTTGAAGAATTATAGATTTTAA
- a CDS encoding phosphatidate cytidylyltransferase, giving the protein MWQRTLFSIPAFLLLIFAAWILDWFIIISIALLALISEYEMINTIKQTGRDVYEVQLYIFTVLLIPSYLFLGLFGALFLSMIFVMLLLIQMMFDGKDKILKSANSLFIFIYPQFFYLFLIALVTSGSITLMRLKLLITFCAAITSDSFALFIGKLFGKHKLCPNISPKKTIEGAIGGIISGYIVVMILGYIANKYFNANVSYIHFIILGAILPAISQVGDLVASAFKRECKVKDFGTIMPGHGGIMDRLDSSLFISPVVYFYFFFFIG; this is encoded by the coding sequence ATGTGGCAAAGGACATTGTTTTCCATTCCTGCATTTTTGCTGTTGATCTTTGCAGCATGGATACTCGATTGGTTTATAATAATCTCAATTGCTTTGCTTGCATTGATATCAGAGTATGAAATGATAAATACGATAAAGCAGACAGGAAGAGATGTATACGAAGTACAGCTTTATATCTTTACCGTGCTTTTAATTCCGTCATATCTTTTTCTTGGCCTCTTTGGAGCTTTGTTTTTAAGCATGATATTTGTAATGCTTTTATTAATACAGATGATGTTTGACGGAAAAGACAAGATTTTAAAATCGGCTAATTCTTTGTTTATATTTATATATCCTCAGTTTTTCTATCTTTTTCTAATAGCGCTGGTAACGTCTGGCAGCATAACATTAATGAGATTAAAGCTTTTAATAACGTTTTGTGCGGCTATAACATCTGATAGTTTTGCTCTGTTCATAGGGAAGCTGTTTGGGAAACACAAGCTTTGCCCAAATATAAGCCCTAAAAAGACGATAGAAGGCGCAATAGGAGGTATTATAAGCGGGTATATAGTAGTTATGATATTGGGTTATATAGCAAATAAATATTTTAACGCCAATGTTTCATACATCCATTTTATAATACTGGGGGCAATTCTTCCGGCAATTTCACAAGTTGGGGACTTAGTAGCCTCTGCGTTTAAAAGGGAGTGCAAGGTTAAAGATTTCGGGACTATAATGCCGGGCCATGGCGGAATTATGGATAGGCTAGATAGTTCGCTCTTTATAAGCCCCGTAGTTTATTTCTACTTTTTCTTTTTTATTGGGTGA
- a CDS encoding isoprenyl transferase has protein sequence MRIFKKKAAGINSLMQELDHKNLPEHVAIIMDGNGRWAQKRKLPRSVGHRAGVENVRTVIRLSSDLGIKALTLFAFSTENWKRPQDEVNVLMDLLVEYIKKELNELNRKNTRIKTLGDLNKMPKKVADEIDRAKETTKNNTGLIVNMALNYGSRQEMVSAVKKIASKAMSGEISIDEIDENTILKNLYTADLPEPDLIIRTSGENRLSNFLLYQAAYSEFIFTKTLWPDFNEKEYLKALIEFEQRQRRFGAI, from the coding sequence TTGAGAATATTTAAGAAAAAGGCGGCTGGCATTAATAGTTTAATGCAGGAACTTGATCATAAAAATTTACCCGAACATGTTGCAATTATAATGGACGGAAACGGTAGATGGGCACAGAAAAGGAAACTTCCAAGGTCTGTCGGGCATCGCGCCGGTGTTGAAAATGTACGTACTGTAATAAGGCTTAGTTCTGATTTAGGAATTAAAGCACTTACACTTTTTGCATTTTCAACAGAAAACTGGAAAAGGCCACAAGACGAAGTTAATGTTTTAATGGACCTTTTAGTTGAATATATAAAAAAAGAGCTTAATGAATTAAACAGAAAAAATACGCGTATAAAAACATTAGGCGATTTAAATAAAATGCCTAAAAAAGTAGCTGATGAAATAGACCGCGCAAAGGAAACCACTAAAAACAATACAGGCCTTATAGTCAATATGGCGCTGAATTACGGATCGAGGCAAGAGATGGTGAGTGCGGTTAAAAAAATAGCTTCAAAAGCCATGTCTGGTGAAATATCCATAGATGAGATAGATGAAAATACTATCTTAAAAAACCTTTATACAGCAGACCTGCCTGAGCCTGATCTTATAATTCGAACGAGCGGTGAAAACAGGCTGAGCAATTTTTTATTGTATCAGGCAGCATATTCGGAATTTATCTTTACAAAAACATTGTGGCCGGATTTTAATGAAAAGGAATATTTAAAAGCACTTATTGAATTTGAACAACGCCAAAGAAGATTTGGCGCGATTTAG
- the frr gene encoding ribosome recycling factor codes for MEHIVLTNAKEKMEKSIAIFEKELAHIRAGRANPRLLDSVKVDYYGTPTPINQVGNISSPEPRLLVISPWDSSLIVEIEKAIMRSDIGINPSNDGKVIRLVFPELTQERRKELVKVLKKKGEETKVAVRSIRRDANELLKKEQKDSEITEDDLKELEEDVQKETDKFIKSIDKMMDSKETEIMEV; via the coding sequence ATGGAACACATTGTACTGACTAATGCTAAAGAGAAGATGGAAAAATCCATTGCTATATTTGAAAAAGAATTAGCCCACATACGCGCTGGCAGAGCAAACCCACGCTTACTGGATAGTGTAAAAGTAGATTATTACGGCACGCCGACGCCTATAAACCAGGTCGGCAATATATCTTCCCCCGAACCAAGGCTGCTTGTTATTTCGCCTTGGGATTCATCATTGATCGTTGAAATAGAAAAGGCTATTATGCGCTCGGACATTGGTATAAATCCATCAAACGACGGGAAAGTTATACGCCTTGTTTTTCCGGAATTAACTCAGGAAAGAAGAAAAGAGCTTGTAAAAGTCTTAAAGAAAAAAGGTGAGGAAACCAAAGTAGCCGTGCGCTCTATCAGGAGAGATGCAAACGAGCTTCTTAAAAAAGAACAGAAAGATTCTGAAATAACTGAGGATGATTTGAAAGAACTTGAAGAAGACGTGCAAAAAGAAACAGACAAATTCATCAAATCGATAGATAAGATGATGGATTCAAAAGAAACAGAGATCATGGAAGTTTAA
- the pyrH gene encoding UMP kinase: protein MSTQCKRVILKISGGALAGESGKGFDFEVINKVAGQLIEIAALGIEVGIVVGGGNIWRGRFGEKMDRTTADYMGMLATVINALALQDALENKGMQTRVLTAIEMRQIAEPYIRRRAVRHFEKGRIVIFACGTGNPYFSTDTAAALRAAEMEVDMLLLAKNIDGVYSNDPSKDKNAIKYDKITYLEVIAKGLTVMDTTAITLCMDNKIPIVVFGLDEPDGIKRAVLGESIGTKINV, encoded by the coding sequence ATGAGTACACAGTGCAAAAGGGTAATATTAAAAATAAGCGGAGGAGCTCTTGCAGGGGAATCTGGCAAAGGCTTTGATTTCGAAGTTATCAATAAGGTCGCCGGCCAATTAATTGAGATAGCAGCGCTTGGAATAGAAGTCGGCATAGTAGTTGGCGGGGGCAATATTTGGCGCGGCAGGTTCGGAGAAAAAATGGACAGGACTACTGCCGATTATATGGGCATGCTAGCAACAGTCATAAATGCGCTTGCCTTGCAGGATGCGCTCGAAAATAAGGGCATGCAGACCAGAGTCTTAACTGCAATAGAGATGAGGCAGATAGCAGAACCCTATATTAGGAGAAGGGCCGTCCGGCATTTTGAAAAGGGCAGGATAGTTATATTTGCCTGCGGGACCGGCAACCCGTATTTTTCAACTGATACAGCTGCGGCGCTGCGTGCTGCCGAAATGGAAGTGGATATGCTGCTTTTAGCAAAAAATATAGACGGGGTATATTCTAACGACCCAAGCAAAGATAAAAATGCTATCAAGTACGATAAAATAACTTATTTAGAAGTCATAGCAAAAGGATTGACGGTAATGGATACAACGGCTATAACACTTTGTATGGACAATAAGATACCTATAGTAGTATTTGGATTAGATGAACCGGATGGAATAAAGAGAGCTGTTCTTGGAGAAAGTATAGGAACTAAAATTAATGTATAG